A genomic region of Coregonus clupeaformis isolate EN_2021a unplaced genomic scaffold, ASM2061545v1 scaf0010, whole genome shotgun sequence contains the following coding sequences:
- the LOC121550495 gene encoding growth arrest and DNA damage-inducible proteins-interacting protein 1, which translates to MATSMLCRRTAICSWVIRGVSSLKSYNPASSHCGFLQQIANYNPKPLKLNLKDPYIPDRESEKTPEWQKTAKYDRKLFGRYGSSSGIDPAKLWPNHAQLKEMIAEEREWNPPLQVMLKNVEAKTKEANAKRLAREKLVAANMAKMPKMVADWRKEKREVKQKLKDEKARRERLLAEARERFGYAMDPRSPKFLEMVSEIEKEEKKKRKLMKRRLKEEQSHAPAAASSADSSP; encoded by the exons ATGGCGACCTCCATGCTGTGCAGGAGGACAGCAATATGTAGCTGGGTTATTCGAGGGGTTTCATCCTTAAAATCGTATAATCCTGCCAGCTCACACTGCGGGTTTCTACAGCAGATAGCAAATTATAATCCTAAACCACTAAAATTAAATCTGAAAGATCCATACATACCAGATAGGGAAAGCGAGAAAACTCCGGAATGGCAGAAGACAGCGAAGTATGACCGCAAGCTATTCGGGCGGTATGGCTCTTCGTCGGGAATCGACCCTGCAAAGCTGTGGCCCAACCATGCCCAGCTCAAGGAGATGATAGCAGAGGAGAGGGAATGGAACCCTCCGCTCCAGGTGATGTTGAAGAACGTTGAGGCGAAAACGAAGGAAGCAAATGCGAAACGTCTCGCGAG AGAGAAATTGGTTGCAGCCAATATGGCCAAGATGCCTAAGATGGTGGCTGACTGGAGGAAGGAAAAACGGGAGGTGAAACAGAAGTTGAAAGACGAGAAGGCCCGTCGTGAAAGGCTGCTAGCCGAGGCTAGAGAACGCTTTGGCTACGCAATGGACCCCCGAAGCCCCAAGTTCCTGGAGATGGTCAGTGAAATcgaaaaggaggagaagaagaaaaggAAGCTGATGAAACGTAGACTAAAAGAAGAACAGAGCCATGCCCCTGCTGCTGCTTCCTCGGCTGATTCCTCGCCATAA